In Streptomyces sp. NBC_01717, one DNA window encodes the following:
- a CDS encoding S1 family peptidase: MKQLLRTLKRCSVIAAVVLAAVSLQPAGASAAPTPVVGGTRAAQGEFPFMVRLSMGCGGALYTKSIVLTAAHCVNGSGNNTSITATAGVVDLQSSGAIKVKSTKVLQAPGYNGTGKDWALIKLAKPIELPTLKIATNTTYNNGTFTIAGWGAATEGGGQQRYLLKATVPFVSDADCQDAYGSDLVPGDELCAGYVDTGGVDTCQGDSGGPMFRKDNAGAWIQVGIVSWGQGCAEPGYPGVYSEVSTFAANIASAAATL; encoded by the coding sequence GCGGTGGTCCTCGCCGCCGTCAGCCTGCAGCCCGCCGGAGCGTCCGCCGCCCCGACACCCGTCGTCGGCGGAACCCGCGCCGCCCAGGGTGAGTTCCCCTTCATGGTCCGGCTCTCCATGGGCTGTGGCGGCGCCCTCTACACCAAGAGCATCGTGCTCACCGCCGCACACTGTGTGAACGGCTCGGGCAACAACACCTCCATCACCGCCACGGCCGGCGTCGTCGACCTGCAGTCCTCCGGCGCCATCAAGGTCAAGTCCACCAAGGTCCTGCAGGCCCCCGGCTACAACGGCACGGGCAAGGACTGGGCGCTGATCAAGCTCGCCAAGCCCATCGAGCTGCCCACCCTGAAGATCGCCACCAACACCACGTACAACAACGGCACCTTCACCATCGCCGGCTGGGGCGCCGCCACCGAGGGCGGCGGTCAGCAGCGCTACCTGCTGAAGGCCACCGTGCCGTTCGTCTCCGACGCCGACTGCCAGGACGCGTACGGCAGCGACCTCGTCCCCGGCGACGAGCTCTGCGCCGGCTACGTCGACACCGGCGGTGTGGACACCTGCCAGGGCGACTCGGGCGGCCCCATGTTCCGCAAGGACAACGCCGGAGCCTGGATCCAGGTGGGCATCGTCAGCTGGGGCCAGGGCTGCGCCGAGCCCGGCTACCCCGGTGTGTACAGCGAGGTCTCGACCTTCGCCGCCAATATCGCCTCCGCGGCAGCCACACTCTGA
- a CDS encoding glycoside hydrolase family 35 protein, with translation MADFTVGDDHFRLDGNPVRLLSGALHYFRVHEAQWDHRLSMLRAMGLNCVETYVPWNVHEPEPGVFRDVAALGRFLDAAERAGLWAIVRPGPYICAEWENGGLPVWVTGRFGRRVRSRDAGYLGAVERWFAQLLPQVVERQIDRGGPVIMVQVENEYGSYGTDAVYLRRLADMLGEQGVSVPLFTSDGPEDHMLTGGSVPGLLATANFGSGAREAFEVLRRHQPKGPLMCMEFWCGWFGHWGAPPVVREPAQAAGALREILECGASVNIYMAHGGTNFAGWAGANRSGSLQDEDFLPTVTSYDYGAPIDEYGRPTEKFWLFREVLAEFSDGPLPDLPPEPAGLAAPVRAELTGWVPLSGALEALGDPEPAESGVPPTFEELGVDRGLVRYQVDVPGPRQPYTLGVTGLRDRAVVYVNGVREGVLGEGSATLDTPVAGPASVELWVESLGRVNYGPRLGEPKGITGGVLHERQYLHGVRARALRLASFEEPGAVAGVPFGDVVEGRAGLYRGSFELTEPGHADHAGLELPGWTRGFVWVNGFCLGRYWSAGPQRTLYVPGPVLREGANEVWVLEVEGAGAPYVELGPGVPVDMGTPGGDQS, from the coding sequence ATGGCTGACTTCACCGTGGGGGACGACCACTTCCGGCTCGACGGGAACCCCGTACGCCTGCTGTCGGGGGCCCTGCACTATTTCCGGGTGCACGAGGCACAGTGGGATCACCGGCTTTCGATGCTTCGGGCCATGGGCCTGAACTGTGTCGAGACGTACGTTCCGTGGAACGTCCATGAGCCGGAGCCCGGTGTGTTCCGGGACGTGGCGGCACTGGGCCGGTTCCTGGACGCGGCGGAACGGGCCGGGCTGTGGGCGATCGTCCGTCCGGGACCGTACATCTGCGCCGAGTGGGAGAACGGCGGGCTGCCGGTCTGGGTGACGGGGCGGTTCGGGCGTCGTGTGCGAAGCCGTGATGCCGGGTATCTGGGGGCGGTCGAGCGGTGGTTCGCGCAACTGCTGCCGCAGGTGGTGGAACGGCAGATCGACCGCGGCGGCCCGGTGATCATGGTCCAGGTGGAGAACGAGTACGGCAGCTACGGCACCGACGCGGTCTATCTGCGACGACTCGCGGACATGCTGGGCGAACAGGGGGTGAGTGTGCCGCTGTTCACGTCCGACGGGCCGGAGGACCACATGCTGACGGGCGGATCCGTGCCCGGTCTGCTCGCCACGGCGAACTTCGGGTCGGGGGCGCGTGAGGCGTTCGAGGTGCTGCGCAGGCATCAGCCGAAGGGTCCGCTGATGTGCATGGAGTTCTGGTGCGGCTGGTTCGGGCACTGGGGTGCTCCACCGGTCGTCCGGGAACCGGCGCAGGCCGCCGGCGCGCTGCGGGAGATCCTGGAGTGCGGGGCGTCCGTGAACATCTACATGGCGCACGGGGGGACGAACTTCGCGGGCTGGGCGGGGGCCAACCGGTCCGGTTCGCTGCAGGACGAGGACTTCCTGCCGACGGTGACGTCGTACGACTACGGCGCCCCGATCGACGAGTACGGGCGGCCCACGGAGAAGTTCTGGCTGTTCCGGGAGGTCCTCGCCGAGTTCTCGGACGGTCCGCTACCTGATCTGCCGCCGGAGCCGGCGGGACTCGCGGCGCCGGTGCGGGCGGAGCTGACCGGGTGGGTGCCGCTGTCCGGCGCGCTGGAGGCACTGGGCGACCCGGAACCGGCGGAGTCCGGTGTTCCGCCGACCTTCGAGGAACTGGGCGTCGACCGGGGCCTGGTGCGCTATCAGGTGGATGTTCCGGGTCCGCGGCAGCCTTACACGCTGGGGGTGACGGGGCTCCGGGACCGGGCTGTGGTGTACGTGAACGGCGTCCGGGAGGGCGTGCTGGGCGAAGGGAGTGCCACCCTCGACACGCCCGTGGCCGGGCCCGCGTCCGTCGAGCTGTGGGTGGAGTCGCTGGGCCGGGTCAACTACGGGCCGCGGCTGGGTGAGCCGAAGGGAATCACGGGCGGGGTGCTGCACGAGCGGCAGTACCTGCACGGTGTACGGGCCAGGGCGCTGCGGCTGGCCTCGTTCGAGGAGCCGGGCGCGGTGGCCGGTGTGCCGTTCGGGGATGTCGTGGAGGGGCGCGCCGGGCTGTACCGGGGGTCGTTCGAGCTGACGGAGCCTGGCCACGCGGATCACGCGGGTCTCGAACTGCCGGGCTGGACACGCGGGTTCGTCTGGGTGAACGGCTTCTGCCTGGGCCGCTACTGGTCGGCGGGCCCGCAGCGGACGCTGTACGTGCCGGGTCCGGTGCTGCGGGAGGGCGCCAACGAGGTGTGGGTGCTGGAGGTGGAGGGTGCGGGGGCCCCGTACGTGGAGCTGGGCCCGGGTGTGCCCGTCGACATGGGCACACCCGGGGGTGATCAGAGCTGA
- a CDS encoding helix-turn-helix domain-containing protein, which translates to MSTYHTWMRFFTPSPLHHRLGLVCLGVGLQHGALPTVGPRTLDHHVAVVVHSGSGWFGSPDGRRLPVTAPSLIWLTPGTPHHYGADPGTGWDESFVDFTGPATATYTELGYIEPDRPLVPLADTAGPRAAVSRIVRAARRGNPLLEVETGAAVHELLVALRRARADVSPDGDPVLKALARDAFQPLSVAEHAARHNMTPAELRTAVRRGAGCSPKDYLLGIRLGRAKELLAATELPVAAVARRVGYDDPAYFSRLFARRVGTAPVRFREQQGRAVPGGWSDTIPDPDHPPMISP; encoded by the coding sequence ATGTCGACGTACCACACCTGGATGCGCTTCTTCACGCCCAGCCCGCTCCACCACCGGCTGGGCCTCGTCTGTCTGGGCGTCGGCCTGCAGCACGGCGCGCTGCCCACGGTCGGCCCCCGCACCCTGGACCACCATGTGGCCGTCGTGGTCCACTCCGGCAGTGGCTGGTTCGGCAGCCCCGACGGCCGCCGGCTGCCCGTCACCGCCCCCAGCCTGATCTGGCTGACCCCCGGCACCCCGCACCACTACGGCGCCGACCCGGGCACCGGCTGGGACGAGAGTTTCGTCGACTTCACCGGCCCCGCCACCGCCACGTACACCGAACTCGGCTACATCGAACCGGACCGCCCCCTCGTCCCCCTCGCCGACACGGCGGGCCCGCGCGCCGCGGTGAGCCGGATCGTCCGCGCGGCCCGACGCGGCAACCCGCTGCTGGAGGTCGAGACCGGCGCCGCCGTCCATGAACTCCTCGTCGCCCTGCGCCGGGCCCGCGCCGATGTCAGCCCCGACGGCGACCCGGTCCTGAAGGCCCTCGCCCGCGATGCGTTCCAGCCGCTCTCGGTCGCCGAACACGCCGCCCGGCACAACATGACGCCCGCCGAACTGCGCACCGCGGTACGACGCGGCGCCGGATGCAGCCCCAAGGACTACCTCCTGGGCATCCGACTCGGCCGCGCCAAGGAACTCCTCGCCGCGACCGAACTGCCCGTCGCCGCGGTCGCCCGCCGCGTCGGCTACGACGACCCCGCCTACTTCTCCCGCCTGTTCGCCCGCCGCGTCGGCACCGCCCCGGTCCGCTTCCGCGAACAGCAGGGCCGCGCCGTACCGGGCGGCTGGAGCGACACGATCCCCGACCCGGACCACCCACCGATGATCAGCCCCTGA
- a CDS encoding chorismate mutase, with protein sequence MTTSDTDESVRAELNRLRESIDNIDAAVVHMLAERFKCTQQVGHLKANHKLPPADPDREAEQIARLRRLAENAKLDPAFAEKLLNFIIAEVIRHHERIAGDPPAGDAASDG encoded by the coding sequence ATGACCACCAGCGACACCGACGAGTCCGTACGCGCGGAACTGAACCGGCTCCGCGAAAGCATCGACAACATCGACGCTGCTGTTGTCCACATGCTCGCCGAGCGCTTCAAGTGCACCCAGCAGGTCGGCCATCTCAAGGCGAACCACAAGCTGCCCCCGGCCGACCCCGACCGCGAAGCCGAACAGATCGCCCGCCTGCGTCGCCTCGCGGAGAACGCGAAACTGGACCCGGCCTTCGCGGAGAAGCTCCTCAACTTCATCATCGCTGAAGTGATCAGGCACCACGAGCGGATCGCCGGCGACCCTCCGGCCGGCGACGCAGCCTCCGACGGGTGA
- a CDS encoding dihydrofolate reductase family protein — MRKVILMMSVSLDGFIEGPDRDIGWHLVDDELHTHFNDELAAMGGFLSGRVTHELMAEFWPTADADPSNAGPMAEFAGIWRDMPKLVFSRTLERADWNTTVVRDVVPEEIMALKAQPGGDLSLGGADLAAAFREHDLIDEYRVYVHPVLIGRGKPLFRPTDAKSDLRLAGTRSFGNGVVLLQYRRPEEISAAGR, encoded by the coding sequence ATGAGAAAAGTCATCCTGATGATGTCGGTGTCCCTCGACGGATTCATCGAGGGGCCGGACCGCGACATCGGCTGGCACCTGGTCGACGACGAGCTGCACACGCATTTCAACGACGAACTCGCAGCGATGGGCGGCTTTCTGAGCGGTCGTGTCACCCATGAGCTGATGGCCGAGTTCTGGCCGACGGCCGACGCGGACCCCTCGAATGCCGGGCCGATGGCGGAGTTCGCCGGTATCTGGCGGGACATGCCCAAGCTGGTGTTCTCCAGGACCCTGGAGCGGGCGGACTGGAACACCACCGTGGTGCGGGACGTCGTCCCCGAGGAGATCATGGCGCTCAAGGCGCAGCCGGGCGGGGACCTGTCCCTCGGTGGCGCCGATCTCGCCGCGGCCTTCAGGGAGCACGATCTGATCGACGAGTACCGCGTCTACGTCCATCCGGTCCTCATCGGCCGGGGCAAACCGCTGTTCCGGCCGACGGACGCGAAGAGCGATCTGCGACTTGCCGGGACCCGGAGCTTCGGCAACGGGGTCGTCCTGCTCCAGTACCGGCGTCCCGAGGAGATCTCCGCGGCAGGGCGATGA
- a CDS encoding MFS transporter has product MTRPTAATREAVTARDAIAARFERLPASRWHVTVRLIVGVVTFFEAFDQLLIAYALPELRQEWHLTDGDATSVLTVGSVGMLIGALLSGRLADRFGRVRVIAYCVAASGLAGLALVACTSLTPFLALRFVQGLAIGGEVPVAAAFISEITRSFKRGRFVLLYELVFPAGLTVGALVAAWLVPAAGWRVMFAVAAVPGLLAFLVQRTVPESPRWLADRGRTAEAEAVMDEIEAKVSAATGEPLPPVRYSPGPPVHPGSPTAKAATDAERTATGLRSLFTGRYRRRTLVVGAIWFTGYFVNYGVTSWLPSIYKDGYGLTLSDALLYSTVTSVAGLLGCLLVALTVDVLGRRKIFAIFLGGSAALLLTLAALGADTPVQVLIWTSLSAVGFFGSNICLYLYTPELYPTRMRALGCSVGGAVNRLGVILGPILVGAVYAAGNNVATVFVMLGAVALAGAVVAGTLAEETANRPLEEISP; this is encoded by the coding sequence ATGACCCGGCCCACCGCCGCCACCCGCGAAGCCGTCACCGCCCGTGACGCCATAGCCGCCCGCTTCGAGCGGCTGCCGGCCTCCCGCTGGCACGTCACCGTCCGCCTCATCGTCGGCGTCGTCACCTTCTTCGAGGCCTTCGACCAGCTGCTGATCGCGTACGCACTGCCCGAGCTCCGGCAGGAGTGGCACCTGACCGACGGCGATGCCACGTCGGTGCTCACCGTCGGCTCGGTCGGCATGCTCATCGGCGCGCTGCTGTCGGGCCGGCTGGCCGACAGGTTCGGACGGGTCCGGGTGATCGCGTACTGCGTGGCCGCCTCGGGACTCGCAGGCCTCGCTCTCGTCGCCTGCACGTCGCTCACCCCGTTCCTGGCGCTGCGCTTCGTGCAGGGGCTCGCGATCGGCGGCGAGGTGCCCGTGGCCGCCGCGTTCATCAGCGAGATCACCCGGAGCTTCAAGCGGGGCCGCTTCGTCCTGCTGTACGAACTCGTCTTCCCGGCCGGACTGACCGTCGGCGCACTGGTCGCCGCGTGGCTGGTGCCCGCAGCCGGCTGGCGCGTGATGTTCGCGGTCGCGGCCGTCCCCGGACTGCTGGCGTTCCTCGTCCAGCGCACGGTTCCCGAATCGCCGCGCTGGCTGGCGGACCGGGGACGCACGGCGGAGGCCGAGGCGGTCATGGACGAGATCGAGGCGAAGGTGTCGGCCGCCACGGGCGAACCGCTGCCGCCGGTCCGGTACTCCCCCGGACCCCCGGTGCACCCCGGGTCCCCGACGGCGAAGGCGGCCACCGACGCGGAGCGCACCGCCACCGGGCTGCGTTCCCTGTTCACCGGCCGCTACCGCCGGCGCACCCTGGTGGTGGGCGCGATCTGGTTCACCGGCTACTTCGTCAACTACGGCGTGACGTCCTGGCTGCCCAGCATCTACAAGGACGGGTACGGCCTCACGCTCTCCGACGCCCTGCTCTACTCCACGGTCACCTCGGTGGCCGGACTGCTCGGCTGCCTGCTGGTGGCGCTGACCGTGGACGTCCTCGGCCGCCGCAAGATCTTCGCGATCTTCCTGGGGGGCTCGGCCGCGCTCCTGCTGACCCTGGCCGCGCTCGGCGCCGACACCCCCGTCCAGGTGCTGATCTGGACCTCGCTGTCGGCCGTCGGCTTCTTCGGCTCCAACATCTGCCTGTATCTGTACACGCCGGAGCTGTACCCGACCCGGATGCGCGCCCTCGGCTGCAGTGTCGGCGGCGCGGTCAATCGCCTCGGCGTGATCCTCGGCCCGATCCTGGTCGGCGCGGTCTACGCCGCCGGGAACAACGTCGCCACGGTCTTCGTGATGCTCGGTGCGGTGGCGCTGGCCGGTGCGGTGGTGGCGGGCACCCTCGCCGAGGAGACGGCCAACCGGCCGCTGGAGGAGATCTCCCCCTGA
- a CDS encoding aldehyde dehydrogenase: protein MLADEVLVAGQWRQGRGAPIETVDPATGQVIATVHAASLDDVEDAVTAAVHAAHDPAWRELPAHLRARLLHRIADLVERDADRLSALQTADTGKCRTETRALVLSAAGTFRYTAAALETAEDAITPSRGPYVTMSVHEPIGVVGAITPWNSPIASDAQKLAPALAAGNAVVLKPAEWTPLVALALGRLVHQALTEAALPTALLSVLPGRGSVIGDAIVRHPAVGKITFTGGTNTGRTLAHAAADKLIPVSLELGGKSPTIVFDDADLEQALAGVMYGVFSSSGQSCIAGSRLFVARSRYEEFVGELVARTEKLRVGPGTDPDTQVAPLVHHKHRDSVAAYVDLAREEGATVRCGGAAPEGDSYRDGAYYLPTVLDGLPNTARVCQEEIFGPVLVALPFDDEDHLVAQANDSVYGLACGLWTRDHAKAWRVARRIDAGTVWINTYKQFSISTPFGGLKDSGIGTEKGRDLIRGYQRQKSLYWGTGTAPLPWAAN, encoded by the coding sequence ATGCTTGCCGACGAAGTGTTGGTCGCAGGGCAGTGGCGGCAGGGCCGCGGTGCCCCCATCGAGACCGTCGACCCCGCCACCGGCCAGGTCATCGCCACCGTGCACGCCGCATCCCTCGACGACGTCGAGGACGCCGTGACCGCCGCCGTCCACGCGGCCCACGACCCCGCTTGGCGTGAGCTGCCCGCCCATCTGCGGGCCCGGCTGCTGCACCGCATCGCCGACCTCGTCGAGCGCGACGCCGACCGGCTCTCCGCCCTGCAGACCGCCGACACCGGCAAGTGCCGTACCGAGACCCGTGCCCTCGTACTGAGCGCTGCGGGCACCTTCCGCTACACCGCCGCCGCACTGGAGACGGCCGAGGACGCGATCACCCCGTCCCGCGGCCCGTACGTCACGATGAGCGTCCACGAGCCCATCGGCGTCGTCGGCGCGATCACCCCGTGGAACTCGCCCATCGCCAGCGACGCCCAGAAGCTCGCCCCCGCACTCGCCGCGGGCAACGCGGTCGTCCTCAAGCCGGCGGAGTGGACCCCGCTCGTCGCCCTCGCCCTCGGCCGCCTCGTCCACCAGGCACTGACGGAGGCCGCACTGCCCACCGCACTGCTCTCCGTGCTGCCCGGCCGCGGCAGCGTCATCGGCGACGCGATCGTCCGCCACCCGGCCGTCGGAAAGATCACCTTCACCGGTGGCACGAACACCGGCCGCACTCTCGCGCACGCCGCCGCCGACAAGCTGATCCCCGTATCGCTGGAGCTCGGCGGCAAGTCCCCGACGATCGTGTTCGACGACGCCGACCTCGAGCAGGCCCTGGCGGGCGTCATGTACGGCGTCTTCTCCTCCAGCGGCCAGAGCTGCATCGCCGGATCGCGGCTCTTCGTCGCCCGCTCGCGGTACGAGGAATTCGTCGGCGAACTCGTCGCCCGGACCGAGAAGCTGCGCGTCGGACCCGGCACCGACCCGGACACCCAGGTCGCCCCGCTCGTCCACCACAAGCACCGTGACAGCGTCGCCGCCTACGTCGACCTGGCCCGCGAAGAAGGCGCCACCGTCCGGTGCGGGGGAGCGGCCCCCGAAGGCGACTCCTACCGTGACGGCGCCTACTACCTCCCCACCGTCCTCGACGGCCTCCCCAACACCGCCAGGGTCTGCCAGGAGGAGATCTTCGGACCCGTGCTCGTCGCCCTGCCCTTCGACGACGAGGACCACCTCGTCGCCCAGGCCAACGACAGCGTGTACGGCCTCGCCTGCGGACTGTGGACCCGGGACCACGCCAAGGCCTGGCGGGTCGCCCGCCGTATCGACGCCGGAACGGTCTGGATCAACACGTACAAGCAGTTCAGCATCTCCACCCCGTTCGGCGGGCTGAAGGACAGCGGGATCGGCACCGAGAAGGGCCGCGACCTGATCCGCGGCTACCAGCGGCAGAAGTCCCTCTACTGGGGCACCGGCACCGCCCCACTGCCCTGGGCCGCCAACTGA